In the genome of Monodelphis domestica isolate mMonDom1 chromosome 2, mMonDom1.pri, whole genome shotgun sequence, one region contains:
- the UNC93A gene encoding protein unc-93 homolog A encodes MERSLKNIIVVAFGFLLLFTAYGGLQNLQSSLNDEEGLGVATLSVVYGALILSSMFLPPILIKKFGCKWTITASMCCYIAFSLGNFYASWYTLIPTSIILGLGGAPLWSAKCTYLTITGNAYAQKAGKLGKDVVNQYFGIFFLIFQSSGVWGNLISSLVFQQESIKGEISDDQLMHCGAKDCLKTSTSSSNSTRPTHDLIYTLLGIYTGSGILAVLLVAIFLEQIPKDLLENSEEKKNASFASNFLATFRHLKDKRQCLLIPLTMYSGFEQGFLSGDYTKSYVTCALGIRYVGYVMICFSATNSLSSMLFGKISQYTGRIALFVLGAVIHLSCIISLLLWKPHPSQMAVFFIFPALWGMADAILQTQTNAIYGILFVKNKEAAFANYRLWESFGFVIAFGYSTFLCVYIKLYILLAVLILSAVTYGSVEYLERGKSLEILTEKKETQVEETITQTNM; translated from the exons AGCAGCCTCAATGATGAAGAAGGACTAGGAGTGGCTACACTTAGTGTTGTCTATGGAGCCCTGATTTTGTCTTCCATGTTCCTTCCTCCAATTCTCATTAAGAAATTTGGCTGCAAGTGGACCATTACAGCTTCTATGTGCTGTTACATTGCTTTCTCTCTGGGGAACTTCTATGCTAGCTG GTACACCTTGATCCCCACATCCATAATTCTAGGTCTAGGAGGAGCCCCTTTGTGGTCGGCCAAATGTACTTACCTTACAATTACTGGAAATGCTTATGCACAGAAGGCAGGAAAACTTGGGAAAGATGTCGTCAACCAGTATTTTGGCATCTTCTTTCTCATATTTCAGTCTTCAGGGGTCTGGGGGAACTTGATTTCATCTCTGGTGTTTCAGCAGGAGTCTATCAAAG gagAAATATCAGATGACCAGCTGATGCACTGTGGTGCAAAGGATTGTTTAAAAACCAGCACATCTTCAAGTAACAGTACACGTCCAACACATGACTTAATCTACACTCTGCTGGGTATCTATACTG GAAGTGGTATTTTGGCAGTATTATTGGTAGCTATATTTCTTGAGCAGATTCCAAAAGATCTACtggaaaattcagaagaaaagaaaaatgcatcttTTGCGTCCAATTTCCTGGCAACTTTTCGGCATCTTAAAGATAAGCGTCAGTGTCTCCTCATTCCTCTGACAATGTATAGTGGATTTGAGCAAGGATTCCTTTCTGGTGACTATACAAag tCATATGTCACCTGTGCCCTGGGGATACGATATGTTGGTTATGTGATGATCTGCTTTTCAGCCACCAATTCCCTCAGCTCTATGCTCTTTGGAAAGATCTCCCAGTATACTGGCAGAATAGCTTTGTTTGTACTAG GTGCAGTGATACACCTTTCCTGCATCATTTCTCTTTTGCTGTGGAAACCTCACCCCAGTCAGATGGCTGTGTTCTTCATATTTCCTGCCCTTTGGGGAATGGCAGATGCTATTCTGCAGACACAAACCAATG CCATTTATGGAATTTTATTTGTGAAGAACAAGGAAGCTGCTTTTGCCAATTATCGTCTTTGGGAATCCTTTGGATTTGTCATTGCTTTTGGATACAGTACATTTTTGTGTGTCTACATCAAGTTATATATACTACTCGCGGTACTGATTTTGTCAGCAGTGACCTATGGGAGTGTCGAATACCTGGAACGTGGGAAATCACTTGAAATACTTACTGAAAAAAAGGAAACTCAAGTAGAAGAAACAATTACCcaaacaaatatgtaa